The following are encoded in a window of Geobacter metallireducens GS-15 genomic DNA:
- a CDS encoding HepT-like ribonuclease domain-containing protein translates to MKPRDLASLVDIIEAARLARSFLAGIAKNNFDSNLMVQSAVIRQIEVMGEATKRLSEEFRNDHPHVPWRKIAGMRDILIHAYDHVDPDEVWNVVTGAMPGLLEQLELLLKSQRLDG, encoded by the coding sequence CGCTCGTTGACATCATCGAAGCCGCTCGTTTGGCCCGGAGTTTCCTGGCTGGAATCGCCAAGAATAATTTCGATTCGAATCTGATGGTCCAGTCCGCCGTCATACGCCAGATCGAGGTCATGGGGGAGGCGACGAAGCGACTCTCGGAGGAGTTCCGAAATGACCATCCCCATGTCCCCTGGCGCAAGATCGCCGGCATGCGGGATATTCTGATCCACGCCTACGATCATGTGGACCCGGATGAAGTCTGGAATGTCGTGACGGGTGCCATGCCCGGGCTCCTCGAGCAGCTCGAACTGCTCCTGAAATCACAACGATTGGATGGTTAA
- a CDS encoding bifunctional cobalt-precorrin-7 (C(5))-methyltransferase/cobalt-precorrin-6B (C(15))-methyltransferase — protein MPHQKIYLVGAGIEGWEGFGAKALEVIGKAEVLVGHKRHLDIFSDFTGKKQELGDLSILLEQLRSTDKRTVVLGSGDPNFFGIARFLLRNLPKERIEIFPNVTSVQYAFAQIKEPWDDAIFVSVHGRGLKGAVDRIVAAEKVAVLTDKTNSPAAIARELIARGAEGYEAWLCENLGLPGEKFTRTDVKGLLELPAAELNILILIKAWEPQLAQYPVIGIDDDEFATAKKLITKQEVRAVTLSKLRLQDDLVMWDIGAGSASVSIEASNLMPNGRIFALERNPQYLGFIRDNLKKFVARNVTLVEAFAPEGLDDLPDPDRVFIGGSGGMLEEIIDAVDRRLKSEGVIVLNAVTLDTLTKAVEFLEDHGYMVEVACVNVAKTKGLTEYKMFESHNPVYIITAWKSDE, from the coding sequence ATGCCTCACCAGAAAATCTACCTTGTCGGCGCAGGCATCGAAGGGTGGGAAGGGTTCGGCGCCAAGGCCCTGGAGGTCATCGGCAAGGCTGAGGTTCTCGTCGGCCACAAGCGGCACCTGGATATCTTCTCCGACTTCACCGGGAAGAAGCAGGAGCTGGGTGACCTCTCCATCCTCCTGGAGCAGCTCAGGAGCACCGACAAGCGGACCGTGGTCCTCGGTTCCGGCGACCCGAACTTTTTCGGCATCGCCCGGTTCCTGCTCCGCAACCTTCCCAAGGAGCGGATCGAGATCTTCCCCAACGTGACGAGCGTCCAGTACGCCTTTGCCCAGATCAAGGAGCCGTGGGACGACGCCATCTTCGTCTCGGTCCACGGCCGGGGGCTCAAGGGGGCCGTGGACCGGATCGTGGCCGCCGAGAAGGTGGCGGTCCTCACCGACAAGACCAACTCCCCGGCGGCCATCGCCCGGGAGCTCATCGCCCGGGGTGCCGAGGGGTACGAGGCGTGGCTCTGCGAGAACCTGGGGCTCCCCGGCGAGAAGTTCACCAGGACCGACGTGAAGGGGCTCCTGGAGCTGCCGGCGGCGGAACTGAACATCCTCATCCTCATCAAGGCCTGGGAACCCCAGCTGGCCCAGTACCCGGTCATCGGCATCGACGACGACGAGTTCGCCACCGCCAAGAAGCTCATCACCAAGCAGGAGGTACGGGCCGTGACCCTGTCGAAGCTTCGGCTCCAGGATGACCTCGTTATGTGGGACATCGGCGCCGGGAGCGCTTCCGTCTCCATCGAAGCATCGAATCTCATGCCCAACGGCCGCATCTTCGCCCTGGAGAGGAATCCCCAGTACCTCGGCTTCATCCGCGATAACCTGAAAAAGTTCGTGGCCCGCAACGTGACCCTCGTGGAGGCCTTCGCCCCCGAGGGGCTCGACGATCTCCCGGACCCGGACCGGGTCTTCATCGGCGGTTCCGGCGGCATGCTGGAAGAGATCATCGATGCCGTGGACCGGCGCCTCAAGTCCGAGGGGGTCATCGTCCTCAACGCCGTGACCCTCGACACCCTCACCAAGGCGGTGGAGTTTCTGGAGGACCACGGCTACATGGTGGAGGTGGCCTGCGTGAACGTGGCCAAGACCAAGGGGCTCACCGAGTACAAGATGTTCGAGTCCCACAATCCTGTCTATATCATCACCGCCTGGAAGAGTGACGAATGA
- the cobI gene encoding precorrin-2 C(20)-methyltransferase, with translation MTAKIYAVGVGPGDPELLTRKAARIIRSAAVICAPTGAADAASYALSIVEDLIDPSRQEVLPQVFPMRKDQEGLEAFWDEAAAQVAARVRAGRDVAFITIGDPFLYSTFLYLYRIFQERYPDIPVEIVPGISSINAAAAAAGVPLGMAAERIAILPTTYEDDELRRTFADFDTVILMKVNRVFDRIYALLKELGLERKGVFVRRVGSADEEVIFDLERLVGEKLDYLSLLIVKK, from the coding sequence ATGACCGCTAAGATTTACGCCGTGGGCGTCGGCCCCGGCGACCCCGAGCTTCTGACGAGAAAGGCCGCGCGGATCATCCGTTCGGCCGCCGTCATCTGCGCCCCTACTGGTGCGGCCGATGCGGCCAGCTACGCCCTCTCCATCGTGGAGGACCTCATCGACCCCTCCCGCCAGGAGGTGCTGCCCCAAGTCTTTCCCATGCGCAAGGACCAGGAGGGGCTTGAAGCGTTCTGGGACGAGGCGGCCGCCCAGGTGGCCGCGCGGGTGCGGGCGGGGAGGGACGTGGCCTTCATCACCATCGGCGACCCATTCCTCTACTCCACCTTCCTCTACCTCTATCGTATCTTTCAAGAGCGCTACCCGGATATCCCTGTCGAGATCGTGCCGGGGATATCCAGCATCAACGCCGCCGCTGCCGCTGCCGGCGTCCCCCTGGGGATGGCCGCCGAGCGGATCGCCATCCTCCCCACCACCTACGAGGACGACGAACTGCGCAGGACCTTCGCCGACTTCGATACCGTCATCCTCATGAAGGTGAACCGGGTCTTCGACCGGATTTACGCCCTGTTGAAGGAGTTGGGGCTGGAGCGGAAAGGGGTATTTGTCCGCCGGGTCGGTTCCGCCGACGAAGAGGTGATCTTCGACTTGGAGCGGCTCGTGGGGGAGAAGCTCGATTACCTGTCGCTGCTGATTGTGAAAAAGTAG
- the cobM gene encoding precorrin-4 C(11)-methyltransferase, translating into MTIVHFIGAGPGDAELITVKGARLLREADVVVYAGSLVDRELVRTYAPDAEVCDSAAMTLEETTAVLAQAVADGKRAVRLHTGDPSIYGAIQEQMAELDRLGIAYAVVPGVTSAFAAAATLRQELTLPEVSQTVVITRLAGRTPVPEREKLTEIARIGATLVIYLSISMVEQVVAELLQGAYTPATPVAVVSRASWPDEHVVEGTLADIAGKVRDAGIGKQAIILVGDVLKARREGLKSKSLLYDKGFSHEFRKGIVT; encoded by the coding sequence GTGACCATCGTCCATTTCATCGGCGCCGGTCCCGGCGATGCCGAACTTATAACTGTAAAGGGTGCCCGGCTTCTGCGGGAGGCGGATGTGGTGGTCTATGCCGGAAGCCTCGTGGATCGGGAGCTGGTCCGCACCTACGCCCCCGATGCCGAGGTGTGCGATTCCGCTGCCATGACCCTGGAGGAGACCACGGCGGTCCTGGCCCAGGCGGTGGCGGACGGGAAGCGGGCCGTGCGGCTCCACACCGGCGATCCATCCATCTACGGAGCCATTCAGGAGCAGATGGCGGAGCTGGACCGGCTCGGTATTGCCTATGCCGTGGTGCCGGGGGTGACGAGCGCCTTTGCCGCCGCCGCCACCCTCAGGCAGGAACTGACCCTCCCTGAAGTCTCCCAGACCGTCGTCATCACGCGCCTTGCGGGGCGGACCCCGGTGCCGGAGCGGGAGAAGCTGACCGAAATCGCCAGGATCGGGGCAACGCTCGTCATCTACCTGTCGATCTCCATGGTGGAGCAGGTGGTGGCGGAGCTCCTGCAGGGGGCCTACACTCCGGCCACTCCGGTAGCGGTGGTGTCCAGGGCGTCGTGGCCCGACGAGCACGTGGTGGAGGGGACCCTGGCCGACATCGCCGGAAAGGTCCGGGACGCCGGTATCGGCAAGCAGGCCATCATCCTCGTGGGGGATGTGCTGAAGGCCCGCCGGGAAGGGCTCAAGAGCAAATCGCTCCTGTACGACAAGGGATTTTCCCACGAGTTCCGCAAGGGGATCGTTACCTAG